The DNA segment gttagagcactgcacgggccgattttggcggcccgggcccggcccgggcccgattttacattgggcggcctgcccgagcccgatcaaaacttttatggcgagacccgggcccggcccgggcccggaaattatctactttacccgcccggcccggcccgccacacctttaccttaagcccgagcccggcccgagcccggctcgaaaccggcccgaacccggcccgagaccgaaaaatacatgtttttcagagttgagaagcccgagaataaccctcagaaagcccgagcccggcccgggcccgcgtcaaaaaacccgagcccggcacgggcccgggtcaaaaagcgcacgccgtgcccgagcccgtgaaaaaactcctctacccggcccggcccggcccgcgggccgggccgggctcgggctttcgggtaagcccgagcccgtgcagtgctctactcactgttgccgacgttctagggatgaagccctttctttaaaggttagcgatacaaggctggtggatgagcaaatttctgtatcctcgaggaaagccgtacatcacgaagtgccggtaacacgttcggacagttgcagcagcggtccgcgagcTTCGCcagacagattcattctattccttaacataacagtcactatttttgcagccaactactgcacgcgtcttcaatccacattattcaatctagcataattggagcacagtgtgttagcgaaaactcagttgcatttcctacagctgatcgcacagaagcaaggtagaatcggtaatggtttcgtattcgtgcgcggtcgctgaggagaggtatggcgcgccgccgtgagcgccatctcgtttctctaaaacaaactgctccgcgaaaagggtcaatagttcgaaagttcatgagatgttttctttacttattaattagacaaaagaAACAACAacgaagcattgatatcagttatttctgtcccaatttttggggcatatgaatatattctgttatgaaaacatacatattttaatggacagtgcatagcgttcaataattcgtttgcagcatctaatatacaatgaaattgtcaatgcagttattattcatgcatttgatccctcgacaaattctataaggaggaggccgcgctgcaacctcagccccccccccccccccccccccgaacaaaatttctggctacgccactggtcgtAGCAATCCTTCAAAGAGCGCGCCAAGAAGTCTTACAAAACTGAACCAGGCGGCATTCTAGCAAACCCAATGCTTTCAACCCGCCCTTTTCGAATAGCCCTTCCGTCTTGTTCCCCAAGTGGTAACCAGCAATAGGGGATGACGTATCCATTGGTGATCTAAAAGTTGGCAGTCACTTTCGCCtgcgctaaagaggatgaaggcgaaagcctgcgagctcacgagacattcattagaTGACTTGACATTCTCATTTGCATGCGTTCTTCCTATATcctgttttctcccaccaaaggtagtgggttcgagtgccttaattaactgtaccttaattaagtGTTCCTTAATTAACCACGACCTAATTAACACTAaaatcgtgggttcgagtgccttaatcaaCTATGTCTTAattgtgtcttaattaacttcgccttaattaacataAGTattcgtgggttcgagtaccttaattaactgtgtcttaattatcTTCGCCTCAGTTAACACCAATTgtcgtggtttcgagtgcctaaattaactctatcttagcagtgccttaattaacctcgccttAACTAACATCAAAGATCGTGggtacgactcccaccaaaggtcgtgggttcgagaaTAACTATATctaattaactgtgcctcaattaactgcgccttaagtaacaccaaaggccgtgggttcgagtgccttaattaactcaaTCTTAATTAAGCTAGAGTcgattaaggcactcgaacccacgacctttgttggtggcaccatgacTTTCGCTGCCATGACGCCGACATCGGATTTATCGTCCCATTAGCCATCTAACGCTTTCGCCCTAATCATACATCCATCCATTCAGATTGTGGAGTACATGAACAGCGTGGTGGACGCGAGTGTGAGACCGTGCGACGACTTCTACCGGCACGTGTGTGGACGCTGGCTGCGGGCCGATGTGGCGCCGTCCTCGTTCGCGGCGGACGCGGCGCGCAACTTCAGCGAGATTCGCCACATTCAGCTGTCGCGGGAACGCGACGACGGCGTAGCCGAGCGCAGCGCGTCGCTACTCTACCGCTCCTGCCTGTATTTCTACGGGCAGGCGCTCGACCTCGCAGGCGTCGCCGATTCGCTCTTCAAGGTGAGCGGTTTTACGTCTGTTCGTGTGTACCGTTCGCCGAAAGCCGTGTCATCGTAGCCGTGGACGGATATCTTGTGACGGTTTGTCCAACTACAACACGTTCGAGCCTTTCTTGCGTCACCTGTGTGTCCTCGTCGAACAAAATTTAAAGAAGGACTGAATGTTAACAAATATGGTGCTACCGACACTTTACAATAGCGATTAAGCCCCCTATGGGAAGTCATTTCAATACTAGCAGGTCTGTTCTGGTTAAAGTATGCTTCAGTGCGGTGGGCAAAGTATCATAATATTGTGCATCCTAGACATGTTGACTGTAAAGCTAATTTTTGAAATGGGATAGACATCTTTTGGGATGTATGTATCTTAGTTTTGTTGTTCTCTAAGCGTAATTGATTTTTTAAAGGCTATATAATTATCTGAAAAGATGGATGTTTCTTCACATGTTGCACTTTTGTTCTGCTACATTGTAATTGTACATCCTAACAGATGAGTGTTTTCATATGTTGTACGTATGCCGATAGGAGACTGTATGTCGCAGCTTTTTGCCTGGAAGACCCACAACAAAGTTTCTCGGATGAAAACATTTCTAATTCTTTCTGAAAGCTTGGTATGTACCACGCTTTCGAGCAATGAAGCAGCGGTTGTTCTATTAGCAGGACATAGTTGGTATTTACTGAACGTGATGCACTTACATGATGTGGCACTTTGTCAGCGCGGTATGTTTGTCTTGTGCGAGGTCTATCGCGCTAGTGCATTAAGTACATCATGTTGGGTCCATGTCGTTTGAAATAGCGTTTCATTTTGCTCACCTCCCTAGCGGCTAGTGTCGGTGATGCTGGGGTGATAAATGAACGTGGCATAGTGCATTCTGGCCGATGCCAGGGAGCCAATAGCTGCCCATAACACTTTACAACAGCAATCCTTTATAACTTCACCGGTGTTGGGCGGAATTGAACCCGCGTTACACGAATTCCTCTAGCAAATAGCCTGGCGCTTTAGCGTTGCGCCGCGAATCCCCCGGGCAGCGAGGGCTTGATTCTAAGCGTTAGAATGGCACAGCTGCGCCACGCACCTCGGGGGCCACGCACGGACTTCGCGGACgcgccgatagatggcgctgcgtGTCCAGAGAGAATAATGAGAGGTTtagaaaaatgctagataaagaacatgtacagTATACCCGATTAAATCAAGCCCGTTTGAAATGGGATACCATtgaatattcatcatcatcatcatcggcgtcCGACTGCagtaaggtacgtccacactagcgacaaaaacgcgctagacacgccgcacgcggcaagcgcccacgcggcagactcgcgcgggcaagtccacactcgcgttttgcggcacgcggcaacggcgcgtggagtgccgcgttgtctcgttacattcgatacttctcgtgacaacgcgctctccgttctgccgatttcgtgttccattggaagtgtctgtgtttcgttgcgccactgccggccacgctcagccatgtcggatacggacgcggagctactggtgactgtgaacactataatacttatttgttctttacttgtgcaacgtcgacgtgccagaaagcggacgagaaagttttgggtgcgcccggtaccagtgcctcaaaagtccctaagcgattacgtccctaggcacctaggagcttcacgattgccatgacaacccgtgttaagcggaagtcacatgacccgcagtgccacgcccccgctgtgccTACTAGCATTTGTAAATACGCGCCcggtacagggacactgagagccaggcgcactctctgctttcccgcatgtgccagcagttggcacgcagctccttgtccttaaaatcgacgttcgatttgtcatagaggcacgcataaccgcgaacggtttccaaaaacgcctccattgcgaggcgaattcttcgtcgacgtctcggtggcggtgtgggaaggtttaacaaaaacagcccccttgactggacatggcctctgagattttacggcgtgcgcgtcactgttcgatctcagagcccatgcattattgttctttgcttgtgcgacaggtggcgccacaactgcgcagctcgcttctgattggtgctcgtttcgcggctgccgcaaaaaatgggtctcgcacccattcgagcgtttgccgcgcgttgctgccgcttttcgtgaatcttgccgcgcgcgacagcatcgctcgccgcgcgcgtttttgttgctagtgtggacgtacctgtATGCGGCTCCTACGTGACGCGCTTCGCCTATGGCACTGCGGTGTGTCGTTATGCATTGCTTTAATGCTAATGGCATTGACGTCGTCATGAGATGGATTCTGCTGAAAGTTTTCTAGATCTACTTATATCTAAGAAGGCTTGAGATGTGTTATTTTTTATGTAGGGTCGTTATTTTAATTTGGGCGAGTAGGCGGCGCAGCAGTGTCATTGGTGTTGTTAAATGTGCCAGTTTATATGTCAGTGCTTCACGAAAATAAGTTTTAGTTTGAATTCACGGTTCGTCTCCGTCTTGACTGTCCGTATTTCGTTCGTTGTTGCTCTGTACATACTGAACAGACTAGGGTACTATCACGATAGGAATGTCATATTGTctgttgacgttgctgcgcaccagCCAAGCCAGCTGTCCGCGCGCACGCTTTTTGCACCCTCTCGTTCGTATACCCCTTTCCACCCTCCGGCTCCTGCGCCGAGTTATCGGCGGCGTTCCCTTTCCTAAACCCTTTCAccgctgcaatatatatatatattgcagcggTGCCTTCAATAAATGTTGTTCCACCACCAGCTAGCGTCTCGTTGTGCTGCTGCCTAAGTTGCAGTTGTCCTCTATGCGCCGTATGTCGACGAGAAACGCTTGCATCGACTCCCCTTCCAGTTGGCAACGGGTAAAAAACTTGTAGATCTTCGCGGTCTCGTGACGCTTGGGGTCGTAGTAGCTATTTAGCGCTGCAACTGCCTCGGCATACGTAAGCGAATTCGGAGTCTTGGGCGCGATTCGACCAGCTAGCACTTGAACTGTCTGCGTGCTGAGGGCAGCCACCAGCAGCGCCCGTTGCTTATTTGAGTCGGTAATGACATTTGCTTCAAAATATGCTTCTGCCCTTAGAAGATATGGTTTCCACTTATCTCTGGTATCGTCGAACAGCGGTAGCTGAAGACTGGCCATGGTTCTCTTTGGTGTTTCACGTCGCGGTAGTCCGGTTTCACCGCCGTGTTGGGCCGCTTTCACCGCATGGTCGGTATCCGtgatcctcgtcgccactgtagtAACCGGCTGCGACAGGCAGCAGCACAACGAGACGCTAGCTGGTGGTGGAACAACATTTATTGAAGGCACCGCTGCAATATATATAGTGCAGCGGTGAAAGGGTTTAGGAAAGGGAACGCCGCCGATAACTGGGCGCAGGAGCCGGAGGGTGGAAAGGGGTACACGAACGAGAGGGTGCAaaaagcgtgcgcgcgcacagctggcttggctggtgcgcagcaacgtcaacagACAATATGACATATTAAGGCACCGAATATTCACAGCAGGACCTCATACATAAATTTCCGGTATTTGTCCATTGGACACCATATTATTATGAGCTCTCTCCAGCTTCATCGAGGCACTAGCCTAACTCTCCATGCGCTTTGTGCGCAACGAAAGCGCTTGTCGTCTGCCTTTGGGACCTGACACTTTAGGCACCTGTTACCGAGTGTGTTCAGTAAAAGGAAAAATTAATCTTACATTCTTACAAATAGAAATGAGTAGGTCTTACATTATTGTTCTATTTTCCACACTGTCTAGTGTGTGTTCTATGCATTAGCAATTCGTATAATTTTTGGTGTCGTGGAACATTGTAGTGCGGAATATTTGCAGCTTATGCATGTAGATGACATGGTCTATTATACAGCGCAGCTGTTAGCCTCTAGCTGGTCGGAAGGTTTCGGTATGTGCTCACCGAAAAAGAAACGGCAACTGGAAAATGGGTATTATGAGTTTCTGCGCAAGCGAATtgcgttttctcgtatattcaaattacaatcccatgCTATTGTTACAGTGCGTCTGCAGGTTGTAAGTCGTACATTACAAACTTTTTGACGCATTTGAGTTAGTTTAAGAAATTGAATTATTTCAAtcacgcacttgcgccaggcggagggcctactagaatgaggatgtatgcggCACTCCCGCACACGAACGTGTGAACACGATGTacgtatctgtccttgatgcgtgggCCCTCTGCCCGCTGGATATGTCGCACAGCGGGTGCTGTGACTGTTTTCGACATTAGCGCGAACACTGTTCAAAACATAAGTGAGGTTTCCCATCGTGAACGCGCCTTACGCGCAAGCGCGCATGGACGCCGCGAACCTGCACCGTGGCGTCGAAGcccaaacggaaagggcgcgaacgagatCGTGGACTCTAGATTGATCTAGAAGGTGCGAtgccttgtggtggtggtgcttgtgtaacgtcggcaacagcttccttgtacatccactttcacagggtgggaTGGAGGCGTACTTTGTTTCTCTTATAATTACGCTGTATAGTTGGATGTGTCATAAAATATGTGTATTTAGCTGTATGCCTATTGTAGGTTCCATTGTGGATGCCATGGTAGATGCCACTGCTGTCGTATGGGGGCCTCCAGGCACATTCAAACCCTCAATAAACTTGTTAGAAAATAAAGTACTCTCAGTTCGGTATCCTGTGCTTGTTACTCGCATAtgctgcgtgtgcgtgtgtgctatGCAGGAGCGTGTCATTTCACGCAGACCCTATGCCATGCCGAGTAGAACGCTAGGCCCGGCAAATGTGTCTATCCAACTCCGAACACGTTTACCAGCTTGTTCAAAGAGCACACAACGTTTCCAGGAGCTGAACGTGTCCGCGGCAGCCTGGCTGGAAGAGTCCGCCCCCGAGAGGTTATTCGCAGACGTGGTTCGCGTCTCCTTCGTGCATGGCTTCCACTCCCTCTTCGAGATCACCTCCTGGAAGGAAGGAAACGAAAGAGGATACGCCGTCGACGTGCAGCCCTCGTTCAATCAGCGGGTAGGCGGGCGCCGAGTGAGAACCGTAGGACTTAGGCGTTACCTCAGCAGCGTGTTGGAGGCCATAGTCACGGAGGGCAACGTGTCCGGCGACATCTTGGACGAAATCGTTCAGCTGGATATCGGCAGATTGCGGAACCAGTACAACGAAGCGCCTAACCCAGCGAAGATAAACGAACTGGTTTGCGGACGCTTCTCCGGGCCGACTTGGGTCGAAGCGCTGAATCAACTCGTAGCAGCGAAAGTGAACGGCGCCTCCGTGGAAACGCGTCGGTTTGACGCCGTCTGCGACGATCTCAACGCCGTCCTCGTCCATACTACTTCGGCAGCGAGGCCACTGTACCTGATGGCTCTTATGATGGCTCACGTGGTTCAATACGACTACAGGCTTTACGGGCTGAAGCGTACGGTCGACTCGCTGCGGGAGTCGTGCTACGAGGAAACGTCGGGAGTCTTCGGCAGCGCCTGGCCCTCTCTCTTAACTCGGTTGCTGTCGGTGACTCAGGCTTCGCAGAAGGCGATAGATGGCTACTTCGGGTCCATACTCAATGGTTCCGTAAAACAGGTCCTCTCTCGGGAGTGGATGACGCGCGCTGATGCACTGGCCACGATCACGATGCTAGAGAATGTCAGCTTGTTAAGTTTCTCCGCTGGAATGCCTTCGGAGCTTTGCGGTTGGAACAGCGAAGACAACACCAGCTTGATTCTCACGCCGACTGACTTCATCAGGAACAAAGTCGCGCTCCAAAACAGAAAGAGCGGCGCCCGCGACAACTGCGACCACGCCCCCGGTTTCGATAGTCGCCTGCTCCACTTGCTCAAAGGCACGGCGATGGTCTTCGACAGCGCCACGAAGACGCTGGTTGTTCCGCACGCATTCGGCCTGCCTCCTCTGTACTACCCGCAGCTGCAGGAAGAGTACGCCAACCTGGCCGTCCTGGGGGTCCAGATGACGCTACGAATTCTCGGCTTTACGATTACGAGCCACACCAATGACAGCGGCGAAGATGACCGCCACCCATGGAGCCAGGAGACACTGGCCAGGTATGCAAATACGCTTTGTGTTCCAAACTATCACGCAATTTTGTAAGCTGATGGAAGCCCGTGCTTTCCGATCTGTATATTCATCTCGATTGCAGTTATTTTAGTTTCATCCTTTTCTTGTGTTCAATTCAATTCTATGGATAAGTAAATTATTACAGAAACACTTTTATACAGCAGGAGTTCCAAAAGTAATAACTGCAGGCGGGACTCCCTCCTTATGACAAAAGAAAAAACGCACACACAGAATAAAGTGAAGCGAACGTGGAAATATATGTATACAATACAGAACAGAAGTTCGAAAATGATTGAGCAGATAAAAGACGAAATGAGTGCACTGGTGAGATACAAGACCATAAAAAATGAATGAGAGCaagatacaaaaaagcacagaaGTGTTACGTATATTGTTTGACTTAGCACTGATCAAATGATTGTTCTTTGGTCTCCGGCCAGCCACGGTGCGATAACGATGTACTGATAAACATATCAACGAGGATAAAATGAAGATTATGACCAATGTAGAAAGAAATAAGCACGGTGAACTCTCGTCAATGTTTGTCCTGTTTACCGAAGAGTAATGACACAAAAATGACACGGACAAAGGAGGCGAGACACACAAGCGTTAACCTTTAACAAAGGTTTAAACAAGCCAAGGAAATATATATGCATAATTTCACAGGAAGTGCGCATTTTCACACAGCCATGGCTCTGAAAACTAAAATCGGTCCGAACGAACGCAAATTCtattattgggatagcaattatatgggcaatCCAGGCAAACttgcgccgtcgccgtcgtcatgaTGTCCCGTGTGAAATCTACGTGCGATAACATCCTACTGCGCCGCGCGCGCCGTGTACTGTGGGTGCGAGGGAAAGTGCGCGAAAGTGAGCCAGAAGTATGGTGGTTCGATGCGCGCCCCCTTTCTGCGCACCCCGCGCGCCCTATGATGGAAgtcacgtgatcaagcgcgcGCAGAGGGAGGGAGGTGGGCAGGTGA comes from the Dermacentor silvarum isolate Dsil-2018 chromosome 9, BIME_Dsil_1.4, whole genome shotgun sequence genome and includes:
- the LOC119463913 gene encoding endothelin-converting enzyme 2-like isoform X1, with translation MLIVAALSVGCIILTLVVYKLLHSAQEIDLACFSNECRKIVEYMNSVVDASVRPCDDFYRHVCGRWLRADVAPSSFAADAARNFSEIRHIQLSRERDDGVAERSASLLYRSCLYFYGQALDLAGVADSLFKELNVSAAAWLEESAPERLFADVVRVSFVHGFHSLFEITSWKEGNERGYAVDVQPSFNQRVGGRRVRTVGLRRYLSSVLEAIVTEGNVSGDILDEIVQLDIGRLRNQYNEAPNPAKINELVCGRFSGPTWVEALNQLVAAKVNGASVETRRFDAVCDDLNAVLVHTTSAARPLYLMALMMAHVVQYDYRLYGLKRTVDSLRESCYEETSGVFGSAWPSLLTRLLSVTQASQKAIDGYFGSILNGSVKQVLSREWMTRADALATITMLENVSLLSFSAGMPSELCGWNSEDNTSLILTPTDFIRNKVALQNRKSGARDNCDHAPGFDSRLLHLLKGTAMVFDSATKTLVVPHAFGLPPLYYPQLQEEYANLAVLGVQMTLRILGFTITSHTNDSGEDDRHPWSQETLARYRRMQNCYALLSPAFHDLLSDDQFDLASVATDAIELAYSEKARLEQTANSWQRVRATSALFFKRACLALCQSVEVPADDYEPDEATLHAACLMGVANVPRFYEVFACAKGDHMMHIRKCFEN
- the LOC119463913 gene encoding uncharacterized protein LOC119463913 isoform X2; its protein translation is MLIVAALSVGCIILTLVVYKLLHSAQEIDLACFSNECRKELNVSAAAWLEESAPERLFADVVRVSFVHGFHSLFEITSWKEGNERGYAVDVQPSFNQRVGGRRVRTVGLRRYLSSVLEAIVTEGNVSGDILDEIVQLDIGRLRNQYNEAPNPAKINELVCGRFSGPTWVEALNQLVAAKVNGASVETRRFDAVCDDLNAVLVHTTSAARPLYLMALMMAHVVQYDYRLYGLKRTVDSLRESCYEETSGVFGSAWPSLLTRLLSVTQASQKAIDGYFGSILNGSVKQVLSREWMTRADALATITMLENVSLLSFSAGMPSELCGWNSEDNTSLILTPTDFIRNKVALQNRKSGARDNCDHAPGFDSRLLHLLKGTAMVFDSATKTLVVPHAFGLPPLYYPQLQEEYANLAVLGVQMTLRILGFTITSHTNDSGEDDRHPWSQETLARYRRMQNCYALLSPAFHDLLSDDQFDLASVATDAIELAYSEKARLEQTANSWQRVRATSALFFKRACLALCQSVEVPADDYEPDEATLHAACLMGVANVPRFYEVFACAKGDHMMHIRKCFEN